One window from the genome of Pelecanus crispus isolate bPelCri1 chromosome 13, bPelCri1.pri, whole genome shotgun sequence encodes:
- the TENT5D gene encoding terminal nucleotidyltransferase 5D: MTEDLDHRFSSLTWDQIKILDQVLAEVIPIHGRGNFPTLDVKPKDIIHVVKEELIEKQINVRDIRLNGSTASHILVKQNGTSYKDLDIIFGVELPSELEFQVVKEAVLNCLLDFLPKCVNKEKITAQTMKDAYVQKMVKVSTDHDRWSLISLSNNSGKNVELKFVNSLRRQFEFSVDSFQIILDSILNVYRATDCKLTEDSHPTVIAESMYGDFNEAMDHLKYKLISTRNPEEIRGGGLLKYSNLLVRDFKPADDAEIKSLERYMCSRFFIDFPDVAEQQRKIESYLRNHFIGEEKSKYDYLMTLRGVVNESTVCLMGHERRQTLNMITILALKVLGEQNIIPNAANVTCYYQPAPYISDRNFSNYYIAHGQPPVIYQPYPFHIPMQSGMV; the protein is encoded by the coding sequence ATGACTGAGGATTTAGACCACAGATTCAGTAGTCTCACCTGGGATCAGATTAAAATCCTGGATCAAGTTTTAGCTGAGGTCATACCTATTCATGGGAGAGGAAATTTTCCAACGCTGGATGTAAAGCCGAAGGATATCATTCACGTGGTAAAGGAAGAGCTCATTGAAAAGCAAATCAATGTTAGAGATATCCGCCTGAACGGTTCGACAGCCAGTCACATCCTAGTAAAGCAGAACGGAACCAGTTACAAGGACCTAGACATCATTTTTGGGGTGGAACTTCCAAGTGAGCTCGAGTTCCAGGTTGTTAAGGAAGCAGTTCTTAATTGCCTATTGGACTTCTTGCCAAAATGTgttaataaggaaaaaatcacTGCTCAGACCATGAAAGATGCCTATGTGCAGAAGATGGTCAAAGTCTCCACCGACCATGATCGCTGGAGTCTCATCTCGCTGTCAAACAACAGCGGCAAGAATGTAGAATTAAAGTTCGTCAACTCGCTCAGACGGCAGTTTGAGTTTAGCGTGGATTCCTTCCAGATCATACTGGACTCCATCCTAAATGTTTACAGAGCAACAGACTGCAAACTGACAGAAGACTCTCACCCCACTGTCATCGCCGAGAGTATGTACGGAGACTTCAACGAAGCAATGGACCACTTAAAGTACAAACTGATTTCCACAAGGAACCCGGAGGAAATCAGAGGAGGTGGCCTCCTGAAGTACAGCAATCTCCTGGTTCGTGACTTTAAGCCAGCAGATGACGCTGAAATTAAATCTCTGGAACGTTACATGTGCTCCAGGTTCTTCATTGATTTTCCAGATGTTGCTgagcagcaaaggaaaattgagtCATATCTGCGCAACCACTTCAttggggaagagaagagcaagTATGACTACTTGATGACTCTGCGTGGAGTCGTAAACGAGAGCACTGTCTGTCTCATGGGACACGAACGAAGACAAACTCTGAATATGATCACAATTCTGGCTTTAAAAGTACTCGGAGAACAAAATATCATCCCAAATGCAGCCAATGTAACATGCTATTATCAGCCTGCTCCATATATCAGTGACAGAAACTTCAGCAATTACTACATTGCTCACGGACAACCACCTGTCATCTACCAGCCATACCCATTTCACATACCAATGCAGAGCGGCATGGTTTAG